Proteins encoded together in one Pseudomonas sp. TCU-HL1 window:
- the tesB gene encoding acyl-CoA thioesterase II, with amino-acid sequence MTQVLDELVALLSLESIEENLFRGVSQDLGFRQLFGGQVLGQSLSAASQTVEPERHVHSLHGYFLRPGDAGLPVVYSVERVRDGGSFSTRRVTAIQKGQQIFTCSASFQQDEGGFEHQLGMPDVPGPENLPSELELARQNVHLLSERVRDKFLCAKPIEIRPVTVENPFDPRPGEPVKYVWFRADGSLPDIAAIHKYILAYASDFGLLTTSMLPHGVSVWQKFMQVASLDHALWFHRDLRADDWLLYSMDSPWAGNSRGFSRGSIFNRAGQLVASVAQEGLTRLREDWK; translated from the coding sequence ATGACCCAGGTGCTCGACGAGCTGGTCGCGCTGCTGAGCCTTGAATCCATCGAAGAGAACCTGTTCCGTGGCGTCAGCCAGGACCTGGGTTTCCGCCAGTTGTTCGGTGGCCAGGTGCTCGGCCAGTCCCTTTCCGCCGCCAGCCAGACAGTAGAACCCGAGCGCCATGTGCACTCCCTTCACGGTTACTTCCTGCGCCCGGGCGATGCCGGCCTGCCGGTGGTCTACTCGGTCGAGCGGGTGCGCGATGGCGGCAGCTTCAGCACCCGCCGCGTCACGGCGATCCAGAAGGGCCAGCAGATCTTCACCTGCAGCGCCTCGTTCCAGCAGGATGAAGGCGGGTTCGAGCACCAGCTCGGCATGCCCGATGTGCCAGGGCCGGAGAACCTGCCCAGCGAACTGGAGCTGGCACGGCAGAACGTCCACCTGCTGTCCGAGCGGGTACGCGACAAGTTCCTCTGCGCCAAGCCCATCGAGATCCGTCCGGTCACCGTGGAAAACCCCTTCGACCCGCGTCCGGGCGAGCCGGTCAAGTACGTCTGGTTCCGCGCCGACGGCAGCCTTCCGGACATCGCGGCGATCCACAAGTACATCCTGGCCTACGCCTCCGACTTCGGCCTGCTGACCACGTCCATGCTCCCGCACGGCGTGTCGGTGTGGCAGAAGTTCATGCAGGTGGCCAGCCTCGACCACGCCCTGTGGTTCCACCGCGACCTGCGCGCGGACGACTGGCTGCTCTATTCCATGGACAGCCCCTGGGCCGGCAACTCCCGTGGCTTTTCGCGCGGCAGCATCTTCAACCGTGCCGGCCAACTGGTCGCCTCCGTAGCCCAGGAAGGGCTGACCCGCTTGCGTGAGGATTGGAAGTGA
- a CDS encoding ABC transporter permease, translated as MNVALSAPALADAGQLAPAESRSLGQRVTLLLLLPSTLWFLLLLLLPLVIILVFSLGERSPVGGYSAALTLDNYLNLGSRAKAFYNTLLLAPLGTLVCLVAAYPLAYFLAVKVQRSRSLLLTLVIVPFWTSFLIRTYAWIFILGGKGIPALLAMVGMEDVRLINTPTAVLIGIVYGYLPLMVFPIYVSLEKLDKRLLEASSDLGASAFETFRRVTLPLSAPGVITGAMLVFILLMGEFLIPAILGGGKVFFVGNALVDLFLQSRNWPFGSAVAMTLVAMMLAIIALYLKLVARYGKRGTEGML; from the coding sequence ATGAACGTCGCCCTCAGCGCCCCCGCGCTGGCCGATGCGGGCCAGCTCGCGCCGGCGGAAAGCCGCAGCCTCGGCCAGCGTGTCACGCTGCTCCTGCTGTTGCCGTCCACCCTGTGGTTCCTGCTGCTGCTCCTGCTGCCGCTGGTGATCATCCTGGTGTTCAGCCTGGGTGAACGAAGCCCGGTGGGCGGCTACAGCGCGGCCCTGACCCTGGACAACTACCTGAACCTCGGCTCGCGAGCCAAGGCCTTCTACAACACGCTGCTGCTGGCGCCCCTGGGCACCCTGGTATGCCTGGTGGCGGCCTACCCGCTGGCCTACTTCCTGGCGGTGAAAGTGCAGCGCAGTCGCTCGCTGCTGCTGACCTTGGTGATCGTGCCGTTCTGGACCAGCTTCCTGATCCGCACCTACGCCTGGATTTTCATCCTCGGCGGCAAGGGCATCCCGGCGCTGCTGGCCATGGTCGGGATGGAGGATGTGCGGCTGATCAACACCCCGACCGCGGTGCTGATCGGCATCGTCTACGGCTACCTGCCGCTGATGGTGTTCCCCATCTACGTCAGCCTGGAAAAGCTCGACAAGCGCCTGCTGGAAGCCTCGTCGGACCTGGGCGCCAGCGCCTTCGAAACCTTCCGCCGGGTGACCCTGCCGCTTTCGGCCCCCGGCGTCATCACCGGCGCCATGCTGGTGTTCATCCTGCTGATGGGCGAGTTCCTGATTCCGGCGATCCTCGGCGGCGGCAAGGTGTTCTTCGTCGGCAACGCCCTGGTGGACCTGTTCCTGCAATCGCGCAACTGGCCGTTCGGCAGCGCGGTGGCCATGACCCTGGTGGCGATGATGCTGGCGATCATCGCCCTCTACCTGAAACTGGTGGCGCGCTACGGCAAGCGCGGCACGGAGGGGATGCTCTGA
- a CDS encoding GNAT family N-acetyltransferase, translating to MTELNTPRLRLRAWRDDDLPAFAGLNADPQVMRHFPACMSQEESDALAACIRRHTLLCGFGQWVVEHRGDGGFVGVVGLQNVNFAERFTPAVEIGWRLMPGYWGHGLASEAAQAALAFGFESLQLAEIVAFTVPANLRSQAVMQRIGMQRDPDGDFEHPLLPVGHALRRHVLYRLGRAEWEALR from the coding sequence GTGACCGAACTCAACACCCCGCGTCTGCGCCTGCGCGCCTGGCGCGACGATGACCTGCCAGCCTTCGCCGGACTGAATGCCGACCCGCAGGTGATGCGGCACTTTCCCGCCTGCATGAGCCAGGAGGAAAGCGATGCCCTGGCGGCCTGTATCCGCCGGCATACCCTGCTGTGCGGCTTCGGCCAATGGGTCGTCGAGCATCGTGGCGATGGCGGCTTTGTCGGGGTTGTCGGCCTGCAGAATGTGAACTTCGCGGAGCGCTTCACCCCGGCCGTGGAAATCGGCTGGCGCCTGATGCCTGGCTACTGGGGGCACGGCCTGGCCAGCGAGGCGGCACAGGCAGCCCTGGCGTTCGGTTTCGAGTCCCTGCAACTGGCGGAGATCGTGGCCTTCACCGTACCGGCCAACCTGCGTTCCCAGGCGGTGATGCAACGCATCGGCATGCAGCGCGACCCGGACGGCGACTTCGAACACCCGCTCCTGCCTGTTGGCCACGCGCTGCGTCGCCATGTGCTTTACCGGCTGGGGCGCGCTGAATGGGAAGCGCTGCGATGA
- a CDS encoding SagB/ThcOx family dehydrogenase, which translates to MNDAVRAYHELSKHRPDRFAPGPGQLDWATQPAPFRRYSGARLLELFHRPLEETPPYDAVFAAPVGRPAPLDRESLSQLLYDSLAISAWKEAGASRWALRVNPSSGNLHPTEAYLLLPPGAAGEGGLLAHYAPDAHALEVRAELPSPLAAQLAAALPPGGFLLGLASIPWREAWKYGERAYRYCQHDLGHALAALAIAASALGWQVRAMGGVAEQTLDRLLGLDRPGFVEREYADVLLWIGPAQEREFALNQPLLDGIAALELQGTPNRLSREQYPWPELERVHGLCRAPRLPLSEWRTVEATAAVDNPGLPLRPLLHRRRSAQSMDGRSGIQAELLLAWLRRLMPARSPVPFACLGAPQVDLLLFVHRVQGLEPGLYWLARGAASEGELAAGLRSDFLWQRASDELPLYRLLEGDARGLAGFLSCGQDIAADGCVALAMLARFDAALERGAWHYPRLYWECGQIGQLLYLEAEAAGLSGTGIGCYFDDSVHELLEMADSRWQSLYHFTIGRALWDERLTTLPAYPELRRPPRP; encoded by the coding sequence ATGAATGACGCCGTGCGTGCCTACCACGAACTCAGCAAGCACCGCCCGGATCGCTTCGCCCCCGGCCCCGGCCAACTGGACTGGGCCACCCAGCCGGCGCCTTTCCGTCGCTACAGTGGCGCGCGTCTGCTTGAACTGTTTCACCGTCCGCTGGAAGAGACGCCACCATACGATGCCGTGTTCGCCGCGCCGGTTGGCCGGCCGGCACCGCTCGATCGCGAAAGCCTGTCGCAACTGCTCTACGACAGCCTGGCCATTTCCGCGTGGAAGGAAGCCGGCGCCAGCCGCTGGGCGCTACGGGTCAATCCGTCGTCGGGCAACCTGCATCCCACCGAAGCTTATCTGCTGTTGCCACCCGGCGCGGCCGGGGAGGGCGGTCTGCTGGCCCATTACGCGCCGGATGCCCACGCCCTGGAGGTGCGCGCCGAATTGCCGTCGCCCCTGGCCGCGCAACTGGCCGCAGCGCTACCGCCGGGTGGCTTCCTGCTCGGTCTGGCCAGCATCCCCTGGCGGGAGGCCTGGAAATACGGCGAGCGTGCCTACCGCTATTGCCAGCACGACCTGGGCCACGCCCTGGCGGCCCTGGCGATTGCCGCGTCCGCCCTGGGCTGGCAGGTACGGGCCATGGGCGGCGTTGCCGAACAGACGCTGGACAGGCTGCTGGGGTTGGATCGTCCTGGCTTCGTCGAACGCGAATATGCCGATGTGCTGCTGTGGATTGGCCCCGCCCAGGAGCGCGAGTTCGCCCTGAACCAGCCTCTGCTCGACGGTATCGCAGCGCTGGAGTTGCAAGGCACGCCTAATCGCCTGTCCCGCGAGCAGTACCCCTGGCCGGAGCTGGAGCGCGTCCACGGCTTGTGCCGCGCACCGCGCCTGCCGTTGTCCGAATGGCGCACCGTGGAGGCCACCGCCGCTGTGGATAACCCCGGCCTGCCCTTGCGTCCGCTGCTGCACCGGCGGCGCAGCGCCCAGTCCATGGACGGTCGCAGCGGCATCCAGGCCGAACTGCTGCTGGCCTGGCTGCGTCGCCTGATGCCGGCGCGCTCGCCGGTGCCCTTCGCCTGCCTCGGTGCGCCCCAGGTGGACCTGTTGCTGTTCGTCCACCGGGTCCAGGGCCTGGAGCCAGGGCTCTATTGGCTGGCGCGGGGCGCGGCGTCGGAGGGCGAGTTGGCGGCAGGCCTGCGCAGTGATTTCCTCTGGCAGCGGGCCAGCGACGAGCTGCCGCTGTACCGCCTGCTGGAAGGCGACGCCCGCGGCCTGGCGGGGTTCCTTTCCTGCGGTCAAGACATCGCCGCCGACGGCTGCGTTGCGCTGGCGATGCTCGCGCGCTTCGACGCGGCCCTGGAACGGGGCGCCTGGCACTACCCTCGGCTTTACTGGGAGTGCGGGCAGATTGGCCAGTTGCTCTATCTGGAAGCCGAAGCCGCTGGCTTGTCCGGTACCGGGATCGGTTGCTACTTCGACGATTCGGTACATGAATTGCTGGAAATGGCCGACAGTCGCTGGCAAAGCCTTTACCATTTCACCATCGGCCGCGCGCTGTGGGACGAGCGCCTGACAACGCTGCCAGCCTACCCGGAACTACGAAGACCGCCCCGGCCATGA
- a CDS encoding histone deacetylase family protein: MFLPLVYHDDYSPPFPAEHRFPMEKFRLLYEHLLDSGLTTDARLHRPEICPPEVLALAHCPDYIQRFLDGELGREEQRRLGLPWSEPLARRTVRAVGGSLLAADLALKHGLACHLAGGTHHAHFDHAAGFCIFNDLAVISHYLLQAGKAQRVLIFDCDVHQGDGTARLLADTPEAVTVSLHCEKNFPARKAESDWDIPLPMGMGDADYLQVVEDALNYLLPLYQPDIVLYDAGVDVHKDDALGYLQLTDVGVAERDERVIRHCLGRDIPVVGVIGGGYSKDRAALARRHGILHHSADRVWREMGLGNGRPPGS; encoded by the coding sequence ATGTTCCTGCCACTGGTCTACCACGACGACTACAGCCCGCCATTTCCGGCGGAGCACCGCTTCCCCATGGAGAAGTTCCGCCTGCTCTACGAGCACTTGCTGGACAGCGGCCTGACCACCGACGCGCGCCTGCATCGACCGGAAATCTGCCCACCCGAGGTGCTGGCCCTGGCCCACTGCCCGGACTATATCCAGCGCTTCCTCGACGGCGAACTGGGCCGCGAGGAACAGCGCCGCCTCGGCCTGCCCTGGAGTGAGCCGCTGGCTCGACGCACAGTGCGCGCGGTGGGCGGCTCGCTGCTGGCCGCCGACCTCGCCCTGAAGCACGGCCTGGCCTGCCACCTCGCCGGCGGCACCCACCATGCGCACTTCGACCATGCGGCGGGCTTCTGTATCTTCAACGACCTGGCGGTAATCAGCCATTACCTGCTGCAAGCGGGCAAAGCGCAGCGGGTGCTGATCTTCGACTGCGACGTGCACCAGGGCGATGGCACCGCGCGGCTGCTGGCCGATACGCCGGAAGCCGTCACCGTCTCGCTGCATTGCGAAAAAAACTTCCCCGCGCGCAAGGCCGAGAGCGACTGGGACATTCCCCTGCCCATGGGCATGGGCGACGCCGACTACCTGCAAGTGGTGGAGGATGCCCTCAACTACCTGCTGCCGCTCTACCAGCCGGACATCGTGCTCTACGACGCCGGCGTGGACGTGCACAAGGACGATGCCCTGGGCTACCTGCAACTCACCGATGTCGGCGTGGCCGAGCGCGACGAGCGGGTGATCCGCCATTGCCTGGGCCGGGATATCCCGGTGGTGGGGGTGATCGGCGGCGGCTACAGCAAGGACCGCGCGGCGCTGGCGCGACGCCACGGCATCCTCCATCACAGTGCTGACCGGGTCTGGCGCGAGATGGGGTTGGGAAACGGACGGCCTCCTGGCTCATAG
- a CDS encoding HAD family hydrolase has product MTVPSTGLGRYRHWVFDMDGTLTIAAHDFAAIRVALEIPPEDDILHHLASLPEEVAAAKHAWLLEHERELALNAQPAAGAVELVRELHQRDCQLGILTRNAHELALLTLEAIGLGDCFATADILGRGEAPPKPHPGGLLHLADRWRVEPRELVMVGDYRFDLDCGRAAGAGTVLVNLPENPWPELVDWFARDCGELLGMVR; this is encoded by the coding sequence GTGACGGTTCCGAGCACTGGACTTGGGCGATACCGCCACTGGGTGTTCGACATGGACGGCACCCTGACCATCGCCGCGCACGACTTCGCGGCGATCCGCGTGGCACTGGAGATTCCGCCGGAGGACGACATCCTCCACCACCTTGCCTCCCTGCCCGAGGAGGTGGCCGCCGCCAAGCACGCGTGGTTGCTGGAACACGAACGGGAACTGGCGCTGAACGCCCAGCCCGCCGCCGGTGCGGTCGAACTGGTGCGTGAGCTCCACCAGCGCGACTGCCAGCTTGGCATCCTCACCCGCAATGCCCACGAACTGGCGCTGCTTACCCTGGAAGCCATCGGCCTCGGCGACTGCTTCGCCACCGCCGACATCCTCGGCCGCGGCGAAGCGCCACCCAAACCCCACCCTGGCGGCCTGCTGCACCTGGCCGACCGCTGGCGGGTCGAACCCCGCGAGCTGGTGATGGTGGGCGACTACCGTTTCGACCTTGACTGCGGCCGGGCGGCCGGCGCCGGCACCGTGCTGGTGAACCTGCCGGAAAACCCCTGGCCGGAACTGGTGGACTGGTTCGCGCGGGATTGTGGGGAACTGTTGGGGATGGTGAGGTAA
- a CDS encoding TIGR03862 family flavoprotein — protein MNDSSPFVAVIGGGPAGLMAAEVLAQGGARVELFDAMPSVGRKFLLAGVGGMNITHSEPKVPFLGRYGARRDEVAALLEGFGAEELQAWIHGLGIDTFVGSSGRVFPTDMKAAPLLRAWLKRLREQGVVIHTRSRWLGWTDDGALRIASPDGESAVRTDACVLALGGGSWARLGSDGAWVPLLQQRGVSIAPLQPSNCGFEVEGWSPLLKEKFAGAPIKSVTVRLDDTAPRQGEFVLTATGVEGSLIYAFSAAIRERINARGSATLYLDLLPNQPVDKILRALSRPRGLRSMAKHLHSQLGIDGARAGLLRELSAKDDFTDPARLAAVIKALPLTLVRARPLDEAISSAGGVPFEALDENLMLKQLPGVFCAGEMLDWEAPTGGYLLTACFASGRVAAQGLLRWLSTS, from the coding sequence ATGAATGACTCCTCCCCCTTCGTCGCCGTCATCGGCGGTGGCCCCGCTGGCCTGATGGCCGCCGAAGTCCTGGCCCAGGGCGGTGCGCGGGTGGAGTTGTTCGATGCCATGCCCTCGGTGGGGCGCAAGTTCCTGCTGGCTGGTGTGGGCGGGATGAACATCACCCATTCGGAACCGAAAGTGCCCTTTCTCGGCCGTTACGGCGCACGTCGCGACGAGGTCGCTGCGCTGCTGGAAGGCTTCGGCGCCGAGGAGTTGCAGGCGTGGATTCATGGCCTGGGCATCGACACCTTTGTCGGCAGCTCGGGCCGGGTGTTCCCCACCGACATGAAGGCCGCGCCGCTGCTGCGTGCCTGGCTCAAGCGCCTGCGCGAGCAAGGCGTGGTTATCCACACCCGCAGCCGCTGGCTGGGCTGGACCGACGACGGCGCCCTGCGCATCGCCTCGCCGGACGGGGAATCGGCAGTCCGCACCGATGCCTGCGTGCTCGCCCTCGGCGGCGGCAGCTGGGCGCGCCTGGGTTCGGATGGCGCCTGGGTGCCGCTGCTGCAACAGCGCGGTGTGTCCATCGCGCCCTTGCAGCCAAGCAACTGCGGCTTCGAGGTGGAAGGCTGGAGCCCGCTGCTCAAGGAGAAGTTCGCCGGCGCGCCGATCAAGTCGGTGACGGTTCGCCTGGACGACACGGCGCCGCGCCAGGGCGAGTTCGTGCTGACCGCCACCGGCGTGGAAGGCAGCCTCATCTATGCCTTCTCCGCCGCCATTCGCGAGCGGATCAATGCCCGCGGCAGCGCCACGCTGTACCTGGACCTGCTGCCGAACCAGCCTGTGGATAAAATCCTCAGGGCGCTGTCCCGGCCGCGCGGTTTGCGCTCCATGGCCAAGCATCTGCACAGCCAGCTGGGCATCGACGGCGCCCGTGCCGGCCTCTTGCGAGAACTGTCCGCCAAGGATGACTTCACCGATCCCGCGCGTCTGGCAGCCGTCATCAAGGCCTTGCCGCTGACGCTGGTGCGGGCGCGTCCACTGGACGAAGCGATCAGTTCGGCCGGTGGCGTGCCCTTCGAGGCACTGGATGAAAACCTGATGCTCAAGCAACTGCCGGGCGTGTTCTGCGCCGGCGAAATGCTCGACTGGGAAGCCCCTACCGGTGGCTACCTGCTCACCGCCTGCTTCGCCAGCGGCCGCGTCGCCGCACAGGGCTTGCTGCGCTGGCTCTCGACGAGCTGA
- a CDS encoding response regulator, translating into MARKQLIRALPLDWPVHITQASHGEEALDAIRQGHGQVVLLDLTMPVMDGYQVLSRIRAEGLNARVVVVSGDIQEEAQRRVHELGALAFVRKPADPDELRETLISLGLLRPAPSTSPVTGVPVRIEPDLRVNFRDALREVSNVAMGRAAALLARVLGVFVQLPVPNVNLFEVSELHMALADAQRGERLSAVCQGFIGESIAGEALLLFHDAENAEVARLLGWKPQGQDNQAEMLLDLASILIGACLAGIAEQIDVRFSQGHPELLGQHSSIERLFQLNNRRWRKTLAVEISYAIEDHNLHFDLLLLFTETSIARLTQKIHYLMD; encoded by the coding sequence ATGGCGCGCAAGCAGTTGATTCGCGCGCTGCCGCTGGACTGGCCGGTGCATATCACCCAGGCCAGTCACGGCGAAGAAGCCCTCGATGCCATCCGCCAGGGCCACGGCCAGGTGGTTCTGCTCGACCTCACCATGCCGGTCATGGATGGCTACCAGGTGCTCAGCCGCATTCGCGCCGAGGGCCTGAATGCCAGGGTGGTGGTGGTATCCGGCGATATCCAGGAGGAAGCCCAGCGCCGCGTCCACGAACTCGGCGCACTGGCCTTCGTCCGCAAGCCGGCCGATCCGGACGAGCTGCGGGAAACCCTGATCAGCCTCGGCCTGTTGCGCCCGGCACCGTCCACCAGTCCGGTTACGGGCGTCCCCGTCCGGATCGAGCCTGACCTGCGGGTGAACTTCCGCGATGCCCTGCGCGAAGTCAGCAACGTCGCCATGGGCCGCGCTGCCGCCCTGCTGGCGCGGGTGCTCGGCGTCTTCGTCCAGTTGCCGGTGCCCAACGTCAACCTCTTCGAAGTCAGCGAACTGCACATGGCCCTCGCCGATGCCCAGCGCGGCGAGCGGCTGTCTGCGGTGTGCCAGGGGTTCATCGGGGAATCCATCGCCGGCGAGGCGCTGCTGCTGTTCCACGATGCCGAGAACGCCGAAGTGGCCCGCCTGCTCGGCTGGAAACCCCAGGGCCAGGACAACCAGGCGGAAATGCTGCTGGACCTGGCGAGCATCCTGATCGGTGCCTGCCTGGCCGGCATTGCCGAGCAGATCGACGTGCGCTTCTCCCAGGGCCACCCCGAACTGCTGGGCCAGCACAGCTCCATCGAGCGGCTGTTCCAGCTCAACAATCGGCGCTGGCGCAAGACGCTGGCGGTGGAGATCAGTTACGCCATCGAAGACCACAACCTGCACTTCGACCTGTTGCTGCTCTTCACCGAAACCTCCATCGCGCGCCTGACCCAGAAGATCCACTACCTGATGGACTGA
- a CDS encoding aldehyde dehydrogenase family protein, whose product MRDQLYINGQWVRPDLGAYFDVLDPSSGDLIQRVPAATEEDIDHAVHAARQAFNRGWGQTSGAERATWLDALADELESRQDALAVLEVRDNGKPLPEAQWDIADAIGCFRYYAELARELDSRQDEPLVLPDDRFSCRIRHEPVGVAGQIIPWNYPLLMASWKVAPALAAGATCVLKPSELTPLTALELAGAAERIGLPSGVLNVVTGLGSEAGGPLSQHPGVDKLAFTGSVPTGAKIMSAAAADIKNISLELGGKSAFIVFDDADVDAAVEWIMFGIFWNQGQVCSATSRLLVQEGIANRLIERLVEETRRISIGPGLERGVLLGPLVSAGQYQKVMGMIEQGRQEASLLTGGKRPAHVSHGYFVEPAVFDEPADNSRIWREEIFGPVLCVKRFKTEADALRMANDSRFGLAAAVMSADLDRAARVANGLRAGIVWVNCSQPTFTQAPWGGMKQSGIGRELGRWGLDNYLEVKQVTEYRSTEPWGWYL is encoded by the coding sequence ATGCGTGACCAGCTGTACATCAACGGGCAATGGGTCCGTCCCGATCTGGGTGCCTATTTCGACGTGCTGGACCCCAGTAGCGGCGACCTGATCCAGCGGGTGCCGGCGGCCACCGAAGAAGACATCGACCACGCCGTGCACGCCGCCCGCCAAGCCTTCAACCGGGGCTGGGGGCAGACCAGCGGGGCCGAGCGTGCCACCTGGCTGGACGCCCTGGCCGATGAGCTGGAAAGCCGCCAGGACGCCCTGGCCGTGCTGGAGGTGCGCGACAACGGCAAGCCGCTGCCCGAGGCACAGTGGGACATTGCCGACGCCATCGGCTGCTTCCGCTACTACGCCGAACTGGCGCGGGAGCTGGATAGTCGCCAGGACGAGCCGCTGGTGCTGCCGGACGACCGCTTCAGCTGCCGAATCCGCCATGAGCCGGTGGGCGTGGCCGGGCAGATCATCCCCTGGAACTACCCGCTGCTGATGGCCAGCTGGAAGGTCGCCCCGGCCTTGGCGGCGGGCGCTACCTGCGTGCTCAAACCATCGGAGCTGACGCCGCTGACCGCCCTGGAACTGGCCGGCGCCGCCGAACGTATCGGTTTGCCCTCCGGCGTACTCAACGTGGTGACGGGACTGGGCAGCGAAGCCGGCGGCCCGCTCAGCCAGCACCCCGGTGTGGACAAGCTGGCCTTCACCGGCAGCGTGCCGACGGGGGCGAAGATCATGTCGGCGGCGGCGGCCGACATCAAGAACATCAGCCTGGAGCTGGGCGGCAAGTCGGCGTTCATCGTTTTCGATGACGCCGATGTGGACGCCGCGGTGGAATGGATCATGTTCGGCATTTTCTGGAACCAGGGGCAGGTGTGCAGTGCCACCTCGCGCCTGCTGGTGCAGGAGGGCATCGCCAACCGGTTGATCGAGCGCCTGGTGGAAGAAACCCGGCGCATCAGCATCGGCCCGGGTCTGGAGCGTGGCGTGCTGCTGGGGCCGCTGGTCAGCGCCGGCCAGTATCAGAAGGTCATGGGCATGATCGAACAGGGACGGCAGGAGGCCAGCCTGCTTACCGGCGGCAAGCGTCCGGCGCATGTGTCCCATGGCTACTTCGTCGAACCGGCGGTGTTCGATGAACCCGCCGACAACAGCCGCATCTGGCGCGAGGAAATCTTCGGCCCGGTGCTCTGCGTGAAGCGCTTCAAGACCGAGGCCGACGCCCTGCGCATGGCCAACGACAGCCGCTTCGGCCTGGCCGCTGCGGTGATGAGCGCCGACCTCGACCGCGCCGCGCGAGTGGCCAACGGCTTGCGCGCCGGCATCGTCTGGGTCAACTGCTCGCAGCCCACCTTCACCCAGGCGCCCTGGGGCGGCATGAAGCAGAGCGGTATCGGCCGCGAACTGGGCCGCTGGGGCCTGGACAACTATCTGGAGGTTAAGCAGGTCACCGAGTACCGCAGCACAGAACCGTGGGGGTGGTACCTGTAG
- a CDS encoding PAS domain-containing protein, with amino-acid sequence MPTQIDFKELHWLLDIVQCLDVGVVVLDRQYRVEVWNSFMENHSGLGPDRVHGKNLFELFPEIDRNWLRRKVDTVLQLGTRAFSLWEQRPYLIRFENYRPITGEEDFMYQNLTVLPLAAAGGQVERVCLVITDMTEVARLKRQLAETSRPRLL; translated from the coding sequence ATGCCGACACAGATCGATTTCAAGGAACTCCACTGGCTGCTCGACATCGTCCAGTGCCTGGACGTCGGCGTGGTGGTGCTGGACCGCCAGTACCGCGTCGAGGTGTGGAACAGCTTCATGGAGAATCACTCCGGTCTCGGACCCGACCGTGTGCACGGCAAAAACCTCTTCGAACTGTTCCCGGAGATCGACCGCAACTGGCTGCGGCGCAAGGTGGACACCGTGCTGCAACTGGGCACCCGCGCGTTCAGCCTGTGGGAGCAGCGACCCTACCTGATCCGCTTCGAGAACTACCGCCCCATCACCGGCGAAGAAGACTTCATGTACCAGAACCTCACGGTACTGCCCCTGGCGGCGGCGGGTGGCCAGGTGGAGCGCGTGTGCCTGGTGATCACCGACATGACCGAGGTGGCGCGGTTGAAGCGGCAGTTGGCGGAGACAAGTCGTCCGCGGCTCTTGTAG
- a CDS encoding ABC transporter permease, with amino-acid sequence MWLRSYSTSLYLFLYAPIALIVLFSFNAGRSGLAFECCSVQWFGRAFGNPFIMEALGTSALIALCSALIATLFGTLAVFGLQRVGKRVRMFFDAMTYCAIIIPGIVIGIATLIAFISLFEVVNPLLDLLLGAGLPRLRMGLFTVIAAHSLFTMALVIVIVRTRVESLDQALLEASADLYAPPLETFRRVTLPQIAPAILAGFLLAFTFSFDDFIVAFFVAGSETTLPIYIFSSIRRGITPEINAISTVIICVSLALLFTSRYLQNRRSGA; translated from the coding sequence ATGTGGCTGCGCAGTTACTCCACCTCGCTCTACCTGTTCCTCTATGCACCCATTGCGCTGATCGTGCTGTTCTCCTTCAACGCCGGGCGCAGCGGGCTGGCCTTCGAGTGCTGTTCGGTGCAGTGGTTCGGCCGCGCCTTCGGCAACCCCTTCATCATGGAGGCCCTGGGCACCAGCGCGCTGATCGCCCTGTGCTCGGCCCTGATTGCCACGCTGTTCGGCACCCTCGCGGTGTTCGGCCTGCAGCGGGTGGGCAAGCGCGTGCGGATGTTCTTCGACGCCATGACCTACTGCGCCATCATCATCCCCGGCATCGTCATCGGCATCGCCACCCTGATTGCCTTCATCAGCCTGTTCGAGGTGGTCAACCCGCTGCTCGACCTGTTGCTGGGGGCTGGTTTGCCACGCCTGCGCATGGGGTTGTTCACGGTGATCGCGGCGCACTCGCTGTTCACCATGGCACTGGTGATAGTGATCGTCCGTACTCGCGTGGAGTCCCTGGACCAGGCCCTGCTGGAGGCCTCCGCCGACCTCTATGCGCCGCCCCTGGAAACCTTCCGCCGGGTGACCCTGCCGCAGATCGCCCCGGCGATCCTTGCCGGCTTCCTGCTGGCGTTCACCTTCAGCTTCGATGACTTCATCGTCGCGTTCTTCGTCGCCGGCTCGGAAACCACCTTGCCGATCTACATCTTCTCGTCGATCCGCCGGGGCATCACCCCGGAGATCAATGCCATCTCGACGGTGATCATCTGCGTCTCGCTGGCGCTGCTGTTCACCTCCCGCTATCTGCAGAACCGCCGCAGCGGCGCCTGA